One Phocoena sinus isolate mPhoSin1 chromosome 13, mPhoSin1.pri, whole genome shotgun sequence DNA segment encodes these proteins:
- the PTCD3 gene encoding pentatricopeptide repeat domain-containing protein 3, mitochondrial isoform X2 gives MESHSFLLAKKSGENAAKFIINSYPKYFQKDIAEPHIPCFMPEYFEPQIEDISEAALQERIKLRKVKASVDMFDQLLQAGTTVSLETTNSLLDLLCYYGNQEPSTNYNFQQREQAEELEEATEGSNEKPKKKAGHQLGVTWRAKNNAERIFALMPEKNAHSYCTMIRGMVKHRAPMQALNLYTELLNNRLRADVHTFNSLIEATAFVANERLEEKWNNILDLLKQMVAQNVKPNLQTFNTILKCLRRFHAIGKLPALQTLREMKAIGIEPSLATYHYIIQLFYQHEDPSKGSSLIIYDIMNELTGKKFSPKDPDDDMFFQSAMRVCSSLRDLELAYQVHDLLNTGDNRKFIGPDHRRNFYYSKFFGLLCLMEQIDVTLKWYKDLIPSVFFPHSQTLIDLLQALDVANRLELIPQIWKDSKEYGHTFRRDLKEEILMLMARDRHPPELQVAFADCAADIKSTYESQDARQTAPSWLASSLNHIAVLFLRAGRTQEAWKMLGLFRKHNKIPGNELLNEFMDSAKASGSAAQAIEIVKLAGAFSLPICESLTQRLMADFTLSQEQKEALGDLTALTSDSDSDSSSDSDVGEGK, from the exons TGTTTTATGCCTGAGTACTTTGAACCTCAGATTGAAGATATAAGTGAGGCTGCTCTGCAGGAACGAATCAAGCTCAGAAAAGTCAAAGCTTCTGTGGACATGTTCGATCAGCTCTTGCAAGCAG GAACCACCGTATCTCTGGAAACAACTAACAGCCTCTTGGATTTATTATGTTACTATGGTAACCAAGAGCCCTCAACTAATTATAATTTTCAACAACGTGAACAAGCAGAAGAGTTG GAAGAGGCCACAGAGGGAAGTAACGAGAAACCTAAGAAGAAGGCTGGTCATCAGCTTGGAGTTACTTGGAG AGCAAAAAACAATGCTGAGAGAATCTTTGCTCTAATGCCAGAGAAAAACGCACATTCCTACTGCACAATGATCCGAGGAATGGTGAAG CACCGAGCTCCTATGCAGGCATTAAACTTGTACACTGAATTATTAAACAACAGACTTCGTG ctgatGTACACACCTTCAATTCATTGATTGAAGCAACAGCATTCGTGGCGAATGAGAGAttagaagaaaaatggaataatatattg GACCTGTTGAAACAAATGGTTGCACAGAACGTGAAACCCAACCTACAGACTTTTAATACTATTCTGAAATGTCTCCGACGATTTCATGCAATTGGAAAACTGCCAGCCTTACAGACCTTACGGGAAATGAAAGCCATTGGAATAG AGCCCTCGCTTGCAACGTATCACTATATTATTCAGCTGTTTTATCAACATG AAGACCCTTCAAAAGGATCGTCCCTCATCATCTATGACATCATGAATGAATTAACGGGAAAGAAATTTTCTCCAAAGGACCCGGATGACG ATATGTTTTTTCAGTCAGCCATGAGGGTT TGCTCATCTCTCAGAGATCTAGAACTTGCTTACCAGGTCCATGACCTTTTAAACACTGGAGACAACCGGAAATTCATTGGACCGGATCATCGGCGTAATTTCTACTA TTCCAAGTTCTTTGGTTTGCTTTGTCTAATGGAACAAATTGATGTCACCTTGAAGTGGTATAAGGACCTGATACCTTCA GTATTCTTTCCACATTCCCAAACACTGATAGATCTTCTCCAAGCATTAGATGTGGCCAATCGGCTAGAATTGATTCCTCAGATCTGGAAAG ATAGTAAAGAATATGGTCATACTTTTCGCCGTGACCTAAAAGAAGAGATTCTGATGCTTATGGCAAGGGATCGGCACCCACCAGAG CTGCAGGTGGCGTTTGCTGACTGTGCTGCAGACATCAAATCGACTTATGAAAGCCAGGATGCCAGACAGACGGCTCCCAGTTGGCTGGCCAGCTCTCTGAACCACATAGCCGTCCTCTTCTTGAGGGCCGGGAGAACCCAGGAAGCCTG GAAAATGCTGGGGCTTTTCAGGAAACATAATAAGATCCCTGG GAATGAGTTGCTGAATGAGTTTATGGACAGTGCAAAAGCATCCGGCAGCGCTGCCCAGGCCATTGAGATCGTGAAGCTGGCAGGTGCCTTCAGCTTACCTATCTGTGAGAGCCTCACCCAGAGACTAATGGCTGACTTCACCCTCAGCCAGGAGCAGAA ggaagccctgggagatCTAACTGCATTGACCAGTGACAGCGACAGTGACAGCAGCAGTGACAGTGACGTCGGTGAAGGCAAATAA